A segment of the Candidatus Pelagisphaera phototrophica genome:
TAGCTGGCAAACGTGGTCAATGTTGTCAGCCATGTGCTCGAGGGTGGGCTTGAGTTCCTCCGGTTTCGTCACTCGCTTTGTCCAGCCCGGAACGAGCATCCAGGCATCTAACACCGCGCCGATAACCGCTCCGCGACTGACCAACTCGCGAATCTGTTCGTCGGTGAACTGGCGTCCGTTGGGTACGAGGGCACGGCAATTCGAATGGCTGGCCCAAACGCGGCCACTAAAGATATCCATGGCTTCCCAGAAGCTGGTATCGGAAAGATGGGTGGCGTCGAGTATGAGTTCGAGCCGTTCGATTTCTTTGATCAATTGGCGTCCTTTTTCGCCGAGGGGTCCGTCCGAGTCTGTTCCATAGGCATAGGTTCCCGGGCCGTAATGGGCGGGACCGATTGCGCGTAGGCCTTGCTCCCGGCACTGCTCCAGGTGATCAAAGCTGAGAATAGAGTCGGCGCCTTCCAGACTGAGGATGTAGCCGATAGGGGTTTTCTCCGGATCATTCTCCCAGGCGTCAATATGGGCGAGCAGTCCTTCGCGATCCGTGATCTGAACCATTTTTTCGGCGAACTCCATCGCTCGGTACCAGGCGAGTTGCCCTTGCGTCTGAGCCCAGGCCTGCTCGGGGGAGTTCCAGCCGGGTAGAGGATTCTCCCGTTTGACATAGCGGGCGATTTGCGTTGCGACACAAAGGCCAATTCCGCCCTCGCGCATCGCGGGCAGCGATACAGTGCCGTTGCCCCGGTCTTTCTTGTCGGTCATGCCCTTCTCGGATCTACGAATTTCAGGAATCGGCCAGCAGAGGTCGCGATTCCATTCGAGAGCGTTCATGGCTAGGTCAAGGTGGGCGTCGAAGATCAGCATAACGATTGGTCTACTAAAAGAAAACGTTGTTTAGGGTGGAGGGAAATTAGATTCAGATGACAATGAGGCACGTTTGGACGAGGTCTATTGATTTCGTTTGGTTTGGGACTGTCTCTCTTAGTTTAGTGCCCTAGCGGTTGGCTTCGACGCAGGTTAATCTTGGAGATTGCCAAGGCTCGTGGTAGTGTAACCGTTGAAGATGACGGCGAAGAAGGATAAGGTTCCAAAGGGCTGCGAGGACTTTTGGAAAGACTTTTTCACCCGGATTAGCCTGCTGGGCCTAGCCGTTGGAGGACTCTTCTTACTAGCGAATCTTGACTCCTTGTGGTGCCATGATAAATATGCGTAGTCAACTTCCACCACTTTGCCACATGAAAGACTTTTTAAGAGCTATTGGACTTCTTTGTTCCTGTTCCCTCTCCCTTTTTGGATCCGATCGGTACATCCCTTTTAATACACAGGAACTGGGTCGCGAGCCGCTAGCGCCCGAGGAAGCGGCCGCTATGATGCAATTGCCGGAAGGATTTTCTGCTACTTTGTTCGCGGGTGAGCCCGATGTGCGGCAACCGATTGCCTTGAAGCTGGACGACAGAGGGCGTGTCTGGGTGGCCGAGTCCTATTCTTACAAAGAGTGGGAGATGAAGGGGGAGGATCGAATTCTGGTACTCGAGGACTCCGACAATGATGGGAAGTTCGATTCGCGAAAGATCTTCTACGATAAGGCGACTCATTTATCTGGGATGGTAGTAGGCTTTGGTGGAGTCTGGATATGCGACTCGCCAAACCTTGAGTTCATCCCAGATCGCGACGGTGACGACGTACCGGATGGCCCTCCCGAGGTTGTTTTGGACGGGTTTTCCACGGCGGCCAATCACAACTTTTTCAATGGTTTAACCTGGGGGCTCGATGGATGGCTTTACGGCAGGCATGGTATCACGGCGGCGTCCTTGGTCGGAAAACCGGGTACTCCCGCTAAAGAGCGGATTGATATTAGCTGCGGAATCTGGCGTCTCCATCCGGTTACCCACGAGGTGGAAATCGTGGCTCGTGGAACCACCAATCCCTGGGGTCTCGACTGGAATGATATGGGTGAGATGTTTATGACGGGCAACGTGAACGGTCACTTGTGGCATGTCATTCCCGGCGCTTACTATCCTCGAATGCACGGTCAAGGTTCGGCGGCACACGTTTATGACCGAATTCCTATGACCGCTGATCATTTGCATCACGAAGGCGAGTGGACGGATCGCAGGCAGTTCCGCGACAATGCGGAAGGACTCACCAACCTCTTGGGAGGCGGTCATTCGCATTGCGGAGCGATGATCTATCTAGGCGATAACTGGCCGGAGAAATACCGCGACACCCTCTTTCTAAGCAACACTCACGGTCGACGCATCAATAATGAGATTCTACAAAGGTCGGGCTCTGGATACGTGGCGACTCACGGCAATGATTTCATGATTGCCAATCACCCCTGGTACAAGGGAGTGACTCAAATCTACGGACCGGATGGCGGGGTCTATCTGTCTGATTGGACGGATTTCGGAGAATGCCACGACAACGATGGGGTTCATCGCACGAGTGGACGCATTTACAAGGTGGTATACGGAGGCGCGAACCATTCCGGTCCGTTCGATCTGGAGATGGGCTCCAATCTGGAGCTAGCCTCCTATCAGTTGCATCGCAATGATTATTATGTCCGTCATGCCCGCCGGCTCTTGCAGGAGCGTTTCCACGCTGGAATCGATATTGAAGATGCCCGAAGGGAACTGTTTCGCATGCTCGATTCGGGGGAACACGCCGTCGATCGGCAACTGCGATTTATGTGGGCCCTGCATAGTTCTGGTGGAGTGGGAGAAAAGCGACTCACCGCGTTGCTGAATCATGGCGATGAGCATGTTCGAAGTTGGGCGATACGGCTTATCGGAGAGGATGGGCATCCGACTAAGGATCAGTTTCGAAAGATCAGTGATCTAGCGAGGGATGGAGTTTCTCGGTTGGTTCGCCTTTACGTGGCCTCCACGTTTCCTCGCTTTTCAGAGGATCAGCAGTGGGCGTTGGCGGAAGAATTGGTAACGGATTTTGGATACGTATCCGACCAGAATTTACCGTATATGATTTGGTATGCCTTGCTTCCCCTCGTAGAATCGAACCCCGCCCGAGCACTTGGGCTTCTATCCAACTGCTCGGATTCACAGGTCTACAAGAACATCGTGCGTCGCATTGCATCTGACTTTGATTTGAATGCCGATTTGATGCCTCGGTTGGTGAAGGAAATAACCGCTACTTTGGATCGGGGCGACCAGTTGCAGGCACGAGCAGGGGTGAAGGGGATTGCAGAAGCTCTCAACGGTTTGAAGGGAATCGAGGCACCAGCGAACTGGGAATTGTTAGCGTCGTCATTAGATGCTGGCGTTCGTGCCATTGCCGCGGAACTGGAGGAGGTCTTTGATCAAAGCGTGCCCATGACGGAGCGGGACTGGTTGAGTCTTTTGGGGAATCAGTCTCGTCGCAATCAGGCCATAGTTGAACTTGCCGCTTTCGACGATCCTGCAATAGCGGCTGCGATTTTGAGACCCTATCGCCGCTATCTGACTGATGACCGTCAAGCAACTATGGCCACTCTGAGTTCTAGAGTTTCCTTTGCGGGAACACTCCTAAGGGCCATCAAGAACGGCATGGTTCCTCGGTCTGACCTGTCTGCCTTTCATGCCCGCCAGATCTACAATTTAAGTGACGACGGGCTGAACGCTCTCCTCGAACAGGTTTGGGGGCAGTTGCGTCAAAGTCCAGAGAACAAGCAAGCGCAGATAAAGAGTTGGCAGGCAAATCTGACTCCCGATCGGTTGGGGGATGGGAACATCGTTAATGGAAAGTCCCTATTTCAACGAAGCTGCGCGTCATGCCATACCCTTTTTGGAGAAGGAGGCAGCTTAGGCCCACCGCTCGACGGTGGTGATCGCCAGAACCTGTACTACTTGCTGGAGAACCTTATCGATCCAGGCGCGGTATTGCCGCAGGACTACCGCATGAATGTGCTCACGCTAAAAGATGGACGAGTGTTGAGCGGTAACATTACCGCTCAATCTAGACACACTATAACGATCGCCGGTCCGAATTCCGCAGAGGTGATACCGGTATCCGAAATAATAGAACAAAGTCAGACTGAGCAATCGACGATGCCGGAAGGGTTGTTGCAGACTATGGATGAACGAGAGGTGGTAGACTTGATCGCCTACCTCCAGCAGTAGTCAACTCAAGGGCAACTCCCCACTTTGTGTATCGGGATAGGCGATTTGTACTCTTCGTTGCGGAAGGAATTAGTTAAAAGACTCGCGAACTCAATCGAAGATTGCCTGAAAGGATTTCCATCTCTAGCGGAATCTAC
Coding sequences within it:
- a CDS encoding dipeptidase, whose protein sequence is MLIFDAHLDLAMNALEWNRDLCWPIPEIRRSEKGMTDKKDRGNGTVSLPAMREGGIGLCVATQIARYVKRENPLPGWNSPEQAWAQTQGQLAWYRAMEFAEKMVQITDREGLLAHIDAWENDPEKTPIGYILSLEGADSILSFDHLEQCREQGLRAIGPAHYGPGTYAYGTDSDGPLGEKGRQLIKEIERLELILDATHLSDTSFWEAMDIFSGRVWASHSNCRALVPNGRQFTDEQIRELVSRGAVIGAVLDAWMLVPGWTKRVTKPEELKPTLEHMADNIDHVCQLAGNSLHAAIGTDLDGGFGTEQSPIDLDTISDIQKLSGILTARGYSETDVTNVLSNNWIRFLLETWK
- a CDS encoding PVC-type heme-binding CxxCH protein → MKDFLRAIGLLCSCSLSLFGSDRYIPFNTQELGREPLAPEEAAAMMQLPEGFSATLFAGEPDVRQPIALKLDDRGRVWVAESYSYKEWEMKGEDRILVLEDSDNDGKFDSRKIFYDKATHLSGMVVGFGGVWICDSPNLEFIPDRDGDDVPDGPPEVVLDGFSTAANHNFFNGLTWGLDGWLYGRHGITAASLVGKPGTPAKERIDISCGIWRLHPVTHEVEIVARGTTNPWGLDWNDMGEMFMTGNVNGHLWHVIPGAYYPRMHGQGSAAHVYDRIPMTADHLHHEGEWTDRRQFRDNAEGLTNLLGGGHSHCGAMIYLGDNWPEKYRDTLFLSNTHGRRINNEILQRSGSGYVATHGNDFMIANHPWYKGVTQIYGPDGGVYLSDWTDFGECHDNDGVHRTSGRIYKVVYGGANHSGPFDLEMGSNLELASYQLHRNDYYVRHARRLLQERFHAGIDIEDARRELFRMLDSGEHAVDRQLRFMWALHSSGGVGEKRLTALLNHGDEHVRSWAIRLIGEDGHPTKDQFRKISDLARDGVSRLVRLYVASTFPRFSEDQQWALAEELVTDFGYVSDQNLPYMIWYALLPLVESNPARALGLLSNCSDSQVYKNIVRRIASDFDLNADLMPRLVKEITATLDRGDQLQARAGVKGIAEALNGLKGIEAPANWELLASSLDAGVRAIAAELEEVFDQSVPMTERDWLSLLGNQSRRNQAIVELAAFDDPAIAAAILRPYRRYLTDDRQATMATLSSRVSFAGTLLRAIKNGMVPRSDLSAFHARQIYNLSDDGLNALLEQVWGQLRQSPENKQAQIKSWQANLTPDRLGDGNIVNGKSLFQRSCASCHTLFGEGGSLGPPLDGGDRQNLYYLLENLIDPGAVLPQDYRMNVLTLKDGRVLSGNITAQSRHTITIAGPNSAEVIPVSEIIEQSQTEQSTMPEGLLQTMDEREVVDLIAYLQQ